The Sporomusa termitida genome has a window encoding:
- the bioF gene encoding 8-amino-7-oxononanoate synthase: protein MQFLADYLEQVKAARLYRQTVVYKPVSAAHVQLNGQTCLLLASNNYLGLTHDPAVRQAAVDAIRLYGTGAGGARLTTGTFPLYEQLEQELAAFKGAEAALVFNSGYMANTGIISALAGPADVIFSDALNHASLIDGCRLARARVVIYRHADMEHLAYLLQMTACAGKRLIITDGVFSMDGDIAPLGSIVQIAARYKALIVVDDAHATGVLGPGGRGTAAYCGVADKVHVQIGTLSKALGAEGGFVTGSGDLIDYLKNKARSFIFSTALAPATIAAALAALRELSARPELVAKLTDNVLHARTLLQAAKIPVPAGITPIIPVIVGDSGIAVRITSELQQQGLIITAIRPPTVPAGTSRLRLTVTAAHTREELTAAVHAIRRTLTLCGKRRE from the coding sequence ATGCAATTCCTGGCTGATTATTTAGAGCAGGTAAAAGCAGCGCGTTTATATCGTCAGACGGTAGTCTACAAACCGGTTAGTGCTGCCCATGTACAGCTTAACGGCCAGACCTGCCTGCTGCTGGCCTCTAACAACTACCTGGGATTAACGCATGATCCGGCAGTGCGGCAGGCCGCTGTTGATGCGATCAGGCTGTATGGTACAGGGGCAGGCGGTGCCAGGCTGACCACCGGGACGTTCCCGCTGTATGAACAGTTAGAACAGGAGCTGGCGGCATTTAAGGGGGCGGAGGCGGCCTTGGTGTTTAACTCCGGTTATATGGCCAATACCGGCATTATCAGTGCGCTGGCCGGTCCGGCTGATGTTATTTTCAGTGACGCGCTTAATCATGCCAGTTTGATTGACGGGTGCCGGTTAGCCAGGGCCCGGGTCGTTATATACCGGCATGCAGATATGGAACATTTGGCGTATCTGCTGCAAATGACAGCCTGCGCCGGTAAGCGGCTGATCATTACCGATGGCGTTTTCAGTATGGATGGCGATATAGCACCACTGGGGTCAATCGTTCAAATCGCGGCCAGGTACAAGGCCCTTATTGTTGTTGATGATGCCCATGCAACCGGCGTGCTTGGCCCGGGCGGCCGGGGGACGGCGGCTTATTGCGGCGTGGCTGATAAAGTCCATGTCCAGATCGGCACTCTGAGCAAGGCCCTGGGGGCGGAAGGCGGTTTTGTCACAGGCAGCGGGGACTTGATTGATTACCTGAAAAATAAAGCCCGCAGCTTTATTTTTTCAACAGCATTAGCGCCCGCGACGATAGCGGCGGCCCTGGCAGCGCTGCGGGAGCTGTCAGCCAGACCGGAACTGGTGGCGAAGTTAACCGATAATGTGCTGCATGCCCGCACCCTGCTGCAGGCGGCAAAGATACCGGTGCCTGCGGGCATAACACCGATAATCCCGGTTATCGTGGGCGATAGCGGCATTGCTGTCCGGATAACCTCTGAACTACAGCAACAAGGCCTAATAATTACTGCTATCAGGCCGCCGACAGTACCGGCCGGCACCAGCCGCCTGCGGCTGACGGTAACCGCGGCTCACACGCGGGAGGAGCTGACGGCTGCCGTACACGCTATCAGGCGGACGCTTACCCTGTGCGGGAAGCGGCGGGAATAA
- the bioD gene encoding dethiobiotin synthase, with protein sequence MQTGLFITATDTDTGKTFITGAIAAAIKARGITVGVVKPVASGGTADSSGRLVSADATFLMLAAGMGEARRQQVNPVCLAPALTPAVAAVESGVTIDVAQLIGISRAMLACSAVTLIEGVGGITAPLWQDYLVADMMLALGLPGLLVTRPGLGTINHTVLTAKYASQRGIQLAGIIINRWPEERVTVRERSNLEYIERLTGLPVLGKFPAVPGVISDQTAMARLAVLAEKHLPIDHFIKLMTGGGCSADGNTAR encoded by the coding sequence ATGCAAACAGGTTTATTTATTACGGCAACAGATACGGATACGGGGAAAACATTTATCACCGGTGCTATTGCCGCGGCGATAAAAGCACGCGGCATTACTGTCGGCGTTGTCAAACCGGTGGCATCAGGCGGTACCGCCGACAGTAGCGGCCGGCTGGTGTCGGCAGATGCCACTTTTTTGATGCTGGCGGCCGGTATGGGGGAAGCACGGCGCCAGCAAGTCAATCCTGTTTGTCTGGCCCCGGCGCTGACCCCGGCGGTAGCGGCAGTTGAGAGTGGGGTGACGATTGATGTTGCTCAGCTTATCGGCATTTCCCGGGCAATGCTTGCCTGCTCGGCAGTAACCCTGATTGAAGGGGTGGGTGGGATTACCGCGCCGCTCTGGCAGGACTATCTGGTTGCCGATATGATGCTGGCCCTCGGGCTGCCGGGGCTCCTTGTTACCAGACCCGGCCTGGGAACAATTAACCATACCGTGCTGACTGCCAAATACGCCAGCCAGCGGGGCATACAGCTGGCCGGCATTATTATCAACCGCTGGCCGGAAGAAAGGGTTACGGTGCGGGAACGCAGCAATCTGGAGTATATTGAACGCCTGACCGGCTTGCCGGTATTGGGCAAATTTCCTGCGGTGCCGGGGGTTATTTCCGATCAGACGGCAATGGCCCGGCTTGCAGTACTGGCAGAAAAGCATCTGCCGATTGATCATTTCATAAAATTGATGACAGGAGGGGGTTGCTCTGCAGACGGCAACACGGCAAGATAA
- the bioA gene encoding adenosylmethionine--8-amino-7-oxononanoate transaminase, translated as MQTATRQDKQYVWHPFTQMQDWISGPQTMIAAANGIKLIDTEGNEFFDGVSSLWVNIHGHRKAAIDEAIVRQLGQVAHTTMLGLANLPAYELAGQLVGITPAGLNRVFYSDDGSTAVEVALKMAFQYWRHQGKPDKQKFISLEQAYHGDTVGTVSVGGIDLFHRVFKPLLFTPVHIPAPSCYHCRLAADPAECGLKCAAVLEQVLAEQHEEVAGLIIEPLVQAAAGMLMSPPGYLAKVREITRKYDVLLIADEVATGFGRTGTMFACEQEAVAPDLMALSKGITGGYMPLAATLTTDEVYNAFLGDYAAKKTFYHGHSYTGNPLACAAALANLRIFREEKVIEGLGPKIAAIADRLAEMAVLAHVGQVRQCGLIVGIELMLDKSKKVPYSWEQAAGASVCRQARKYGLIIRPIGDVVVFMPPLASTVAEINTMLAIIKRSVTEVTAADWADDGLQPTDL; from the coding sequence CTGCAGACGGCAACACGGCAAGATAAACAATATGTCTGGCATCCCTTTACGCAGATGCAGGATTGGATATCAGGGCCGCAAACCATGATTGCCGCTGCCAACGGCATCAAGCTTATTGATACTGAAGGCAATGAGTTTTTTGATGGTGTATCGTCACTCTGGGTCAACATTCACGGCCATCGCAAGGCCGCGATTGATGAGGCCATAGTCAGGCAGCTTGGTCAGGTGGCGCATACGACAATGCTGGGGTTAGCCAATCTGCCGGCTTACGAATTGGCCGGACAGCTGGTCGGTATTACGCCGGCCGGTTTGAATAGGGTATTTTACTCGGATGATGGTTCAACCGCGGTGGAAGTGGCCCTGAAAATGGCATTTCAGTACTGGCGGCACCAGGGGAAGCCGGACAAGCAAAAGTTTATTTCGCTGGAACAGGCTTATCATGGCGACACTGTGGGTACAGTCAGCGTTGGCGGCATTGATTTGTTTCACCGGGTATTCAAGCCGCTATTGTTTACGCCGGTCCATATACCGGCTCCGTCCTGTTATCACTGCCGGCTGGCTGCCGACCCGGCTGAGTGCGGGCTAAAGTGCGCAGCCGTATTAGAGCAGGTCCTGGCAGAACAGCATGAGGAGGTGGCCGGCCTGATTATTGAACCCCTGGTCCAGGCGGCCGCCGGCATGCTGATGTCGCCGCCGGGCTATCTGGCTAAAGTGCGTGAAATTACCCGGAAATATGATGTTTTGCTTATTGCTGATGAAGTGGCGACAGGCTTTGGCCGCACAGGCACAATGTTTGCCTGTGAGCAGGAAGCCGTAGCGCCGGACCTGATGGCATTGTCCAAAGGCATCACCGGTGGCTATATGCCCCTGGCAGCAACGCTGACTACCGACGAAGTCTATAATGCTTTTTTAGGTGATTATGCTGCTAAGAAGACCTTTTATCATGGCCACTCCTATACCGGCAATCCTCTGGCCTGTGCCGCGGCGCTGGCTAATCTGAGGATATTCCGGGAAGAAAAGGTGATTGAAGGGCTTGGTCCTAAGATCGCTGCTATTGCAGACCGGCTGGCCGAAATGGCAGTCCTGGCCCATGTGGGACAAGTACGCCAGTGCGGCCTGATCGTCGGCATTGAGCTCATGCTGGATAAAAGCAAAAAGGTTCCTTACTCCTGGGAACAGGCCGCAGGCGCCAGTGTGTGCCGGCAGGCGCGCAAGTATGGGCTCATCATCCGGCCAATCGGCGATGTTGTTGTTTTTATGCCACCGCTGGCGAGCACGGTGGCTGAGATTAATACGATGCTGGCTATTATCAAACGCTCTGTCACTGAGGTTACTGCCGCCGACTGGGCTGATGATGGCCTTCAGCCAACTGATTTATAG
- the uraA gene encoding uracil permease, protein MSRRIIQVEDKLPLLQSIPLSLQHLFAMFGATVLVPFLFKVNPATSLLMNGIGTLIYLFVCKGRIPAYLGSSFAFISPVFLIMSQYSYAAAQSGFIMFGIFFMLMALLVKKVGVKWIDVVFPPAAMGAIVATIGLELAPTAAGMAGLTGDLMQQLNIPADKAVIVSVFTLAVTILGSVLFRGFFAVIPVLIGVLAGYGLSLILGIVDLNSIVNAPWFEVPTLYTPEFNLQAIIIILPAMLVVLAEHISHLVVTGNIVERDLIKQPGLHRSLFADGVSNVLSGFVGATPNTTYGENIGVMAITRVYSVWVIGGAAVFAIGLSFVGKLAALIRSIPVPVMGGVCLLLFGVIAAAGIRMLVEKKVDYTQAKNLILTSVVLVLGLSGAAVTLGAVELKGMALGTVVAVLVSLAFELFDKLGLLNDKNEAVAETAAQKAKP, encoded by the coding sequence ATGTCCAGACGCATTATTCAGGTTGAAGACAAGCTTCCCCTGCTCCAGTCTATTCCCCTGAGCTTACAGCACTTATTTGCCATGTTTGGCGCCACTGTCCTGGTTCCGTTTTTATTCAAGGTTAACCCTGCTACCTCGCTGCTTATGAATGGTATCGGCACCCTGATTTATCTGTTTGTGTGCAAGGGGCGGATTCCTGCTTATCTTGGTTCCAGCTTTGCTTTCATTTCACCGGTGTTTCTGATTATGTCCCAGTATAGCTATGCGGCGGCCCAAAGCGGCTTTATTATGTTTGGTATCTTTTTTATGCTGATGGCTTTGCTTGTGAAAAAAGTAGGCGTCAAATGGATAGACGTCGTCTTCCCGCCTGCCGCCATGGGGGCCATTGTGGCCACGATTGGTCTGGAACTGGCGCCAACTGCGGCCGGGATGGCCGGGCTGACCGGCGATTTAATGCAGCAATTGAATATCCCTGCCGATAAGGCTGTTATTGTCTCCGTCTTCACTCTAGCCGTTACGATTCTGGGGTCGGTGCTGTTTCGCGGCTTTTTTGCGGTAATCCCGGTGTTGATCGGGGTACTGGCAGGCTATGGTTTGTCACTTATTCTGGGTATTGTTGACCTTAACAGCATTGTGAACGCGCCCTGGTTTGAGGTTCCCACCCTCTACACGCCTGAATTCAATCTCCAGGCGATCATTATTATCCTGCCGGCGATGCTGGTGGTACTGGCCGAACATATCAGCCACCTTGTTGTTACCGGGAATATTGTTGAGCGGGATCTGATCAAACAGCCCGGTCTTCACCGGTCCTTGTTTGCCGACGGGGTGTCCAATGTTCTGTCAGGGTTTGTCGGGGCGACACCCAATACTACCTATGGTGAAAACATTGGGGTCATGGCAATTACGCGAGTCTATAGTGTGTGGGTTATCGGCGGCGCTGCTGTCTTTGCGATTGGCCTGTCTTTTGTCGGCAAGCTGGCTGCCCTGATTCGCAGCATCCCGGTGCCGGTTATGGGAGGGGTATGCCTGTTGTTGTTCGGTGTAATCGCGGCGGCCGGTATCCGGATGCTGGTTGAGAAAAAAGTTGATTATACCCAGGCGAAAAACCTGATTCTGACCTCGGTAGTGCTTGTTCTGGGGCTAAGCGGCGCCGCCGTTACGCTGGGCGCTGTTGAACTGAAAGGTATGGCGCTGGGGACCGTGGTTGCAGTGCTGGTTAGCCTGGCCTTTGAACTGTTTGACAAGCTGGGGCTCCTGAACGACAAAAATGAGGCTGTTGCTGAGACCGCGGCGCAGAAAGCCAAACCCTGA
- a CDS encoding RluA family pseudouridine synthase, translating into MKSFQTHKITPDHNGITIENYLKQVLHYSGRKLQKLTRQKGIYLNGKAAFLQKPLKPQDTLRVLVIEDLAYGVQPEPGNIEILYEDDYMLVLNKPPHQLVHPAGRTTSGTLANYLAYHLAGRGIVSTIRPVHRLDRDTSGCVICAKDARSQFLLEQQLQARVLKRSYWALITGRVEPPAGIINAPLGPHPSLANRRAVSQTGEPAVTHYRTIRCFTGTALLALMLDTGRTHQIRVHMAHLGHPVIGDRMYGARSPVMPRQALHAASVTFERLGDNQQITVNAPLPADFTHALQAFANSN; encoded by the coding sequence ATGAAATCATTTCAGACCCATAAAATCACGCCAGACCATAACGGCATCACTATCGAAAACTACCTGAAACAAGTCTTGCATTATTCGGGGCGAAAGCTTCAAAAATTAACCCGGCAAAAAGGCATTTACCTAAACGGCAAAGCGGCTTTCCTGCAAAAGCCGCTGAAACCGCAGGACACCTTGCGGGTTCTGGTTATCGAAGACTTAGCTTATGGCGTTCAGCCTGAACCGGGAAATATTGAAATCCTGTATGAGGACGACTACATGCTGGTCTTGAACAAACCCCCTCATCAGCTTGTACATCCGGCCGGCCGGACGACCAGCGGTACCTTGGCCAACTATTTAGCGTATCATCTAGCCGGCCGCGGCATAGTCAGCACAATTCGCCCTGTCCACCGCCTGGACCGGGACACATCAGGCTGCGTCATCTGCGCCAAGGACGCCCGCAGCCAGTTCCTGCTTGAACAACAGCTACAGGCCCGGGTATTAAAACGCAGCTATTGGGCCTTAATTACAGGCCGCGTTGAGCCTCCGGCCGGCATAATCAACGCGCCTCTCGGCCCCCACCCAAGTTTAGCCAATCGCCGGGCCGTCAGCCAAACCGGGGAACCGGCCGTGACTCATTACCGGACAATCCGTTGTTTTACCGGCACCGCTTTACTGGCATTAATGCTGGATACCGGACGAACCCATCAAATCCGGGTCCATATGGCCCACCTCGGGCACCCCGTTATTGGCGACCGCATGTACGGGGCCCGCTCGCCGGTTATGCCCAGGCAAGCCCTGCATGCCGCTTCGGTCACCTTCGAGCGGCTGGGAGATAATCAGCAAATTACCGTTAATGCCCCGCTGCCTGCCGATTTTACCCACGCCCTTCAAGCTTTTGCCAACAGCAACTAA
- a CDS encoding methyl-accepting chemotaxis protein has translation MSCKTLFNSLQSKMTAVCVLMALVPAIIIGLVASQKANALLDTSGRMTQASKATRVADRLDQYLLDGQANISALAKTPFIAAMGSREQAQTLRAFYEGNGMFELLFCVNPQGIIQGTWPHSDFGGKRDFTDRQWFKDVINAKKTVISDTYVSAFTQQATAPIVAPIFDEQGQLLGYVGGNIKLDNVTTLAKELNEGATGKAIILDKKFFYLTDSRDEGKAKAHELYKDEQILPILSSGTGQVTVIGSDLVSYAPIGQTGWSVLKLQSTDEAMASAGDLQKFIMVILLISGLGIGVAGFYLVKRISKPITAIAAAAEQIAAGQIVKADIDYQGEDELKRLINSFGTMTENLQSLLQQTSRSTVLVANATGFLAANAEQSAQASNQIAIAIGEVAAGSEKQIYAVQSTVAVVDEMAKGLNGVVASMNEVASASQQTALAANAGNKEIVSAVTQMNHIETTVTNLAQVITKLGEQSQKIGQIINTISGIASQTNLLALNAAIEAARAGEQGRGFAVVAEEVRKLAEQSEDAAKQIATLIREVQLDTASAVAAMSDGSKQVQVGSAVVNSAGKVFSEIETLIAAATDKIHTVSDDARQMAARGGQIVASVREIEEISKENAMHTQSVSAATEEQTAAMQEVASSSQGLENMVQELNAVVKRFKI, from the coding sequence ATGTCATGTAAGACACTGTTTAACAGTTTGCAGAGTAAGATGACGGCGGTATGCGTGCTGATGGCCCTGGTGCCGGCGATCATTATCGGGCTTGTTGCCAGTCAGAAGGCTAATGCGTTATTGGATACTTCCGGCAGAATGACCCAGGCGAGTAAGGCAACACGGGTTGCAGACCGCTTAGATCAGTATTTGCTGGATGGCCAGGCTAATATCAGTGCCCTGGCTAAAACCCCGTTTATAGCGGCCATGGGTTCGCGGGAACAAGCACAGACATTGCGGGCTTTTTACGAGGGAAACGGCATGTTTGAACTGCTTTTCTGTGTAAATCCCCAGGGTATTATCCAGGGTACCTGGCCGCACTCCGATTTTGGCGGCAAGAGGGATTTTACTGACAGGCAATGGTTTAAGGATGTTATCAATGCTAAGAAAACTGTCATTTCGGACACCTACGTGTCGGCTTTTACCCAGCAGGCAACGGCGCCGATTGTCGCCCCGATTTTTGATGAACAGGGACAGCTGCTTGGTTATGTTGGCGGCAATATCAAGCTGGACAATGTAACAACACTAGCCAAAGAGTTAAACGAGGGCGCTACCGGCAAAGCCATTATTCTCGATAAAAAGTTCTTTTATCTTACTGACAGCCGCGATGAGGGCAAAGCGAAAGCCCACGAATTATATAAAGATGAGCAGATTTTACCGATCCTGTCGAGTGGTACCGGCCAGGTCACTGTTATCGGGTCTGATCTGGTCAGTTATGCCCCGATCGGGCAGACCGGCTGGTCGGTGTTAAAACTGCAAAGCACGGACGAGGCAATGGCCAGTGCCGGCGATTTGCAAAAGTTTATTATGGTGATACTGCTGATTTCCGGCTTAGGTATTGGTGTGGCCGGTTTTTACCTGGTAAAACGAATTAGTAAGCCGATCACTGCGATTGCGGCCGCTGCCGAACAGATTGCCGCCGGCCAGATTGTTAAGGCCGATATTGACTATCAGGGCGAGGATGAGTTAAAGCGCCTGATCAATTCTTTTGGGACTATGACGGAAAACCTCCAATCCTTATTACAGCAAACAAGCCGTTCGACCGTACTGGTGGCTAATGCTACCGGGTTTTTGGCAGCCAATGCCGAGCAGTCGGCCCAGGCCTCGAATCAGATTGCGATAGCCATTGGTGAAGTGGCCGCCGGTTCGGAAAAACAGATTTATGCCGTGCAGAGCACGGTGGCTGTTGTGGATGAAATGGCTAAGGGCCTGAACGGGGTTGTTGCCAGCATGAATGAAGTGGCGTCAGCTTCGCAGCAAACGGCACTGGCGGCTAATGCCGGCAATAAAGAAATTGTTTCGGCAGTTACCCAGATGAATCATATTGAAACTACGGTAACCAATCTCGCCCAGGTTATTACCAAACTTGGCGAGCAGTCCCAGAAAATCGGCCAGATCATCAACACAATTTCCGGTATTGCCAGCCAGACTAATCTGCTGGCCCTTAACGCCGCCATTGAGGCCGCCCGGGCCGGGGAGCAGGGACGAGGTTTTGCTGTTGTTGCCGAGGAGGTGCGCAAACTGGCTGAACAATCGGAAGACGCTGCCAAACAGATTGCCACTCTGATCAGGGAGGTTCAGCTTGATACGGCAAGCGCCGTTGCGGCCATGAGCGACGGCAGTAAACAGGTGCAGGTTGGCTCAGCGGTGGTTAACTCGGCCGGGAAAGTCTTTAGTGAGATTGAGACGCTAATTGCAGCTGCAACCGATAAGATTCATACTGTTTCTGACGATGCGCGGCAAATGGCCGCACGGGGCGGCCAGATTGTGGCGTCGGTAAGGGAGATTGAGGAGATAAGCAAGGAGAATGCCATGCATACCCAGTCTGTTTCGGCTGCCACTGAAGAACAAACGGCTGCTATGCAGGAAGTTGCCTCATCAAGCCAGGGGTTGGAAAACATGGTGCAGGAACTTAATGCAGTAGTAAAGCGATTTAAAATTTAG
- the mutY gene encoding A/G-specific adenine glycosylase: protein MEGPKKMTLATQLLAWYYKNGRDLPWRRDKDAYKIWVSEIMLQQTRVEAVRDYYTRWLDRFPTPAALAQASEQEVLTYWQGLGYYSRARHLLAGVREVCAEYGGRVPDNPALIQRLPGVGEYTAGAIASIAYNQVAPAVDGNVLRIFSRLFCLEEDIAKTATKRAVERLVMQHISRQCPGDFNQALMDLGAMICIPRRPRCPLCPLADLCEAYRREVQDMLPVRAPKKAPQLVTLAAGVVQRAGKFLVQQRPATGLLAGMWEFPATEMGAGDVAAAQLREKFRCELQQTVEIEEKILQCRHTFSHRQWDIAFYRCQWLAGDKLREQACWLGKTELGTVPWAGPHHKMALALAERLPNK from the coding sequence ATGGAAGGACCGAAGAAAATGACATTGGCGACCCAATTGTTGGCCTGGTATTATAAAAATGGCCGCGACCTGCCCTGGCGCCGGGATAAGGATGCCTATAAGATCTGGGTTTCCGAGATTATGCTGCAGCAAACGCGGGTAGAGGCTGTAAGAGACTATTATACACGGTGGCTGGACAGGTTTCCGACACCGGCGGCGCTGGCGCAGGCCTCTGAGCAGGAGGTTCTTACCTATTGGCAGGGGTTGGGTTACTACAGCCGGGCCCGGCATTTACTGGCCGGAGTCAGGGAGGTCTGCGCGGAATACGGCGGCAGGGTACCTGATAATCCTGCTCTGATTCAACGGTTGCCAGGGGTTGGTGAGTATACTGCCGGGGCTATTGCCAGCATTGCCTATAATCAGGTGGCACCGGCCGTTGACGGTAATGTGCTGCGGATCTTTAGCCGGCTGTTTTGCCTGGAGGAGGATATTGCGAAGACGGCCACTAAGCGGGCGGTTGAGCGCCTGGTTATGCAGCATATCTCCCGGCAATGCCCGGGTGATTTTAATCAGGCCCTGATGGATTTAGGCGCTATGATCTGCATTCCCCGGCGGCCACGCTGCCCTTTATGTCCGTTAGCTGATCTATGTGAGGCTTACCGGCGGGAGGTTCAGGATATGCTGCCGGTACGGGCGCCGAAGAAGGCGCCCCAACTGGTTACCCTGGCGGCCGGGGTTGTGCAGCGGGCTGGGAAATTCCTGGTGCAGCAGCGGCCGGCAACCGGTTTGTTAGCCGGGATGTGGGAGTTTCCGGCGACCGAAATGGGGGCAGGGGACGTGGCGGCTGCGCAGTTAAGAGAAAAATTCCGCTGTGAACTGCAGCAGACTGTGGAAATCGAAGAAAAAATATTGCAGTGCCGGCATACGTTCAGCCATCGCCAATGGGATATTGCTTTTTACCGGTGTCAATGGCTGGCCGGTGATAAACTCCGGGAGCAAGCCTGCTGGCTGGGCAAGACCGAATTGGGGACAGTACCCTGGGCCGGTCCTCATCATAAAATGGCGTTGGCGTTAGCTGAAAGACTGCCCAATAAATAA
- a CDS encoding FeoA family protein: MDTYPMSPMSTIALSELAVGASCYVASVELEGLLRRRILDLGMVPGTSVRCVRKSPAGDPIAYAVRGSTIALRNDDARLIRAYVTDNTDLDGRR; encoded by the coding sequence ATGGATACGTATCCTATGTCACCGATGTCAACAATTGCGCTTTCGGAATTAGCGGTAGGGGCATCCTGTTATGTGGCCAGCGTGGAACTGGAAGGGTTATTGCGACGGCGGATACTGGATTTAGGCATGGTGCCGGGGACATCTGTCCGCTGCGTGCGGAAAAGCCCGGCCGGTGATCCGATTGCGTATGCGGTCCGGGGCAGCACAATTGCCCTGCGGAATGACGATGCCCGTCTTATCCGGGCGTATGTAACCGATAACACCGACCTGGACGGGAGGCGGTAG
- a CDS encoding FeoB small GTPase domain-containing protein, protein MAQAVDSPKRVLREQFGVYSNPGQFVIALAGNPNVGKSTVFNALTGLRQHTGNWPGKTVDNAQGTFTYHNKSFLLVDLPGTYSILAHTVEEQIARDFICFGCPDVALVVVDATSLERNLNLALQVMEMTPQVVVCVNLIDEARKKGIEVDIDALEKELGVPVVATAARQNEGLDHLLYTLHRVATGECKTKPNQLIYSPAVEQAVQLLLPGVERLIGARLNSRWVALRLLDGDRAFIERIGMHLNLTEVSIVKEAANR, encoded by the coding sequence GTGGCCCAGGCAGTAGATTCACCTAAACGGGTATTGCGAGAACAGTTCGGGGTTTATTCCAACCCTGGTCAATTCGTTATCGCCCTGGCCGGGAACCCCAATGTTGGTAAAAGTACTGTTTTTAATGCCCTTACCGGCCTGCGCCAGCATACCGGCAACTGGCCGGGAAAAACGGTCGACAATGCGCAGGGAACCTTTACGTATCATAATAAATCCTTTTTGCTGGTTGATTTACCAGGTACTTATTCGATTTTAGCTCATACTGTGGAAGAGCAAATCGCCCGGGATTTTATTTGCTTTGGCTGTCCTGATGTAGCCCTGGTGGTAGTAGATGCAACCTCGCTGGAACGAAACCTGAATCTTGCGCTGCAGGTAATGGAAATGACGCCGCAGGTTGTTGTGTGTGTCAATCTGATTGATGAGGCCCGCAAGAAAGGCATTGAAGTCGATATCGACGCTTTGGAAAAAGAACTTGGCGTGCCGGTGGTAGCAACAGCAGCACGCCAAAATGAAGGCCTTGATCACCTTTTATACACGTTGCATCGTGTAGCCACAGGTGAATGCAAGACAAAACCAAACCAATTAATATATTCACCGGCAGTGGAGCAGGCCGTGCAATTGCTGCTGCCAGGGGTGGAGCGTCTGATTGGTGCCAGGCTTAATTCCCGGTGGGTGGCACTCCGGCTGCTGGATGGCGACAGGGCGTTTATCGAACGCATCGGCATGCACCTCAATCTTACTGAGGTAAGCATTGTCAAGGAGGCCGCCAACCGGTGA